One Amaranthus tricolor cultivar Red isolate AtriRed21 chromosome 1, ASM2621246v1, whole genome shotgun sequence DNA window includes the following coding sequences:
- the LOC130826962 gene encoding uncharacterized protein LOC130826962, with the protein MLLYGTECWPIKKVFEQRMEVTEMRMPRWMCGNTMMDRIRNQEFREKLGVAPLSAKMRENRLRRFGHVQRPTHDTPVRRIKCTIVEGKRSRGRPRRMWEEQIKSDMHELHLSKDLTSDRASFSLFEDFSRAEGLFDHTLLYGYELSSFFPP; encoded by the exons ATGCTGTTATATGGGACAGAATGTTGGCCCataaagaaggttttcgaaCAGAGGATGGAAGTAACAGAGATGCGTATGccgaggtggatgtgtggtaatactatgatggataggataCGAAACCAGGAGTTCAGGGAGAAGCTAGGGGTTGCACCTCTCTCCGCAAAGATGCGAGAGAACAGGTTGAGacggtttgggcatgtgcagagaCCGACACATGACACCCCAGTAAGAAGGATCAAATGTACCATAGTGGAGGGCAAGAGAAGtagaggaagacctaggagaatgTGGGaggaacaaattaaaagtgatatgcatgaacttcacctctccAAGGACCTGACCAGTGATAGGGCCA gtttctctctctttgaagacttTTCTCGAGCCGAAGGACTCTTTGACcacactctcctctatgggtatgagctgtcgTCGTTCTTCCCTCCCTAG